One part of the Sphingobacterium sp. LZ7M1 genome encodes these proteins:
- a CDS encoding CDP-alcohol phosphatidyltransferase family protein: MSGQKINKKLFQDRKRTNILSNPEQKLISYLVPKIPAWISSDGLTAIGLFGSFMILGSFLLAEYVNINFLFLGIVGFFVQWFGDSLDGRIAFYRNKSRKWYGFALDIVMDWISTVMIGLGYVFYATGDFKYLGFTLVALYGWAMIISQLRYRITDKYTIDAGLLGPTEIRVIISLVMVLEVIVPGSINYSVLLICIILFFINITDTKKLLDLGDAKDLEEKANKLKETEIKE, from the coding sequence ATGAGTGGACAAAAAATTAATAAAAAGCTTTTTCAAGACAGAAAGCGTACTAATATTTTAAGTAATCCGGAACAGAAGTTAATATCCTATCTCGTTCCTAAGATCCCCGCATGGATATCTTCTGATGGCCTGACTGCCATCGGTCTTTTCGGTTCTTTTATGATCCTGGGAAGTTTCTTGCTTGCAGAATATGTGAACATTAATTTCCTTTTCTTGGGTATCGTAGGTTTCTTCGTGCAATGGTTCGGGGACTCTTTGGACGGAAGGATCGCTTTCTATAGGAATAAATCCCGTAAATGGTATGGTTTTGCGCTTGACATCGTCATGGACTGGATCTCAACCGTGATGATCGGACTGGGTTATGTTTTTTATGCAACCGGTGATTTTAAATACCTTGGCTTTACCTTGGTGGCATTATATGGATGGGCGATGATCATCTCCCAATTGAGGTATAGGATCACCGACAAGTATACGATCGATGCCGGATTATTAGGCCCGACCGAAATCCGTGTCATCATCAGTTTGGTCATGGTCTTGGAAGTTATCGTTCCTGGTTCCATTAACTATTCGGTATTGCTGATCTGTATTATTCTGTTCTTCATTAATATTACCGACACCAAGAAATTACTGGATCTTGGGGATGCAAAGGATCTGGAAGAAAAAGCAAACAAGCTAAAGGAAACAGAGATTAAAGAATAA
- a CDS encoding NAD(P)-dependent oxidoreductase, which translates to MKKKIFITGASGFVGSHLVEAAQNLGLEVHAAVRKSSKIQDIQPYVDQFVYPNLGNQEELKALFEKEQYHYIIHAAAMTKAKDENIMREVNVGYTDAILSAATADIMPLERISYVSSLAAIGPIPYSSDQLITESTPYRPLTVYGRSKEASELMIQDKYPDAPISIFRPTAVYGPREKDIFILFDTMNKGLDPYIGKNPQKLSFIYVKDLVDVLLKGCMVKQDGLQIYNISDGEVYSRYAMAEIFKEVLNKRLFRMHVPLSLVKSVAELSQRLYRNSSKTPVIYPERLRELTAENWGCDITHAMQNLNFDPQYKLDEGLKESLFWYKENKWL; encoded by the coding sequence ATGAAAAAAAAGATTTTCATAACTGGTGCGAGTGGTTTTGTTGGCTCTCACCTTGTTGAGGCTGCCCAAAACCTAGGTCTTGAGGTGCACGCTGCGGTTCGTAAATCCAGCAAAATCCAAGATATACAGCCCTATGTCGATCAGTTTGTCTATCCCAACCTGGGAAATCAGGAAGAATTAAAAGCACTTTTCGAAAAAGAACAGTACCATTATATCATCCATGCCGCTGCAATGACTAAGGCTAAAGATGAAAATATAATGCGGGAAGTCAATGTTGGCTATACAGATGCTATTCTGTCGGCGGCAACTGCGGATATCATGCCTTTGGAAAGGATCAGTTACGTAAGTAGCTTGGCAGCCATCGGTCCGATTCCCTACAGCAGTGACCAATTGATCACCGAATCAACGCCATATCGCCCATTGACGGTGTATGGCAGGAGCAAGGAAGCTTCTGAATTGATGATTCAGGATAAATATCCCGATGCCCCAATTTCCATATTCCGCCCAACGGCCGTATATGGACCCCGCGAAAAGGATATTTTTATCCTTTTCGATACAATGAACAAAGGATTGGACCCCTATATCGGGAAAAATCCACAGAAATTGAGTTTTATCTATGTCAAGGACCTTGTTGACGTACTGTTGAAAGGTTGCATGGTAAAACAAGATGGACTCCAGATATATAATATCAGTGATGGCGAGGTCTATTCCCGATATGCCATGGCTGAGATTTTCAAGGAAGTCCTGAACAAACGACTATTCAGAATGCATGTTCCATTAAGTCTGGTGAAAAGCGTTGCCGAACTCTCACAAAGACTATATCGCAACTCATCCAAAACTCCCGTCATCTACCCCGAAAGACTAAGAGAGCTAACCGCAGAAAACTGGGGATGTGATATAACACATGCAATGCAGAACTTAAACTTTGATCCCCAATATAAATTGGATGAAGGATTGAAGGAGAGTTTATTTTGGTATAAAGAAAATAAGTGGCTCTAA